The following proteins come from a genomic window of Nitrospiraceae bacterium:
- a CDS encoding phosphoribosyltransferase family protein yields the protein MIFRDRGHAGFSLAKQLSAYRGDPTALVLALPRGGVAVGYEISRTLHLPLDVFITRKLSTPENPEYAIGAVSETGAIYLNPEAVEAFQLSHDDLEGLIQAQRREIARRQTLYRQGRSLPVLADRTVILVDDGIATGSTFFATIEAVMELSPRRLIAAIPVGPLETLTRVKSLVDELVVLEVPDSFNAVGAAYQDFTQVEDAQVVALLKAAQDALFQQPSPSRG from the coding sequence ATGATCTTTCGCGATCGTGGCCACGCAGGCTTTTCCCTGGCGAAGCAATTGAGCGCCTATCGCGGTGATCCGACTGCGCTAGTTCTCGCGCTCCCGCGCGGGGGAGTGGCCGTTGGCTATGAGATCAGCCGCACCTTACATCTCCCGCTCGATGTATTTATTACGCGCAAGCTGAGTACCCCGGAGAACCCGGAATATGCCATCGGAGCGGTCAGCGAAACAGGCGCCATCTATCTCAATCCTGAGGCGGTCGAAGCGTTCCAATTGTCTCACGATGATCTGGAAGGGTTGATCCAGGCGCAACGTCGAGAAATCGCGCGCCGGCAGACTTTGTATCGACAGGGACGCTCTCTGCCGGTCCTCGCTGATCGCACGGTGATTCTGGTGGACGACGGCATTGCCACAGGATCGACGTTCTTCGCCACGATCGAAGCCGTGATGGAACTTTCGCCGCGTCGCCTGATCGCCGCGATACCCGTCGGACCTCTTGAGACGCTCACGCGAGTCAAGTCGCTGGTGGACGAGTTGGTCGTGCTCGAAGTGCCCGATTCTTTCAACGCCGTTGGTGCGGCCTACCAGGATTTCACGCAAGTCGAGGATGCACAGGTCGTCGCGCTGCTGAAGGCCGCTCAGGATGCGCTCTTCCAGCAGCCCTCCCCCTCACGAGGTTGA
- a CDS encoding universal stress protein: MKVIAGVEWSDDAFAAVEQLALLYRPDEVTLAHGVDIGFFEYPIVAEAANLQGYDIFRKAMFDAGCQALDRGSMLLPSDIPPARKLCEFRKPARFVLDAATSINADLIVVGTQGHSRMAEFVLSSVSHRILLHATQPTLIVKGKAKPVARILVAVEGRDDARRIGEWLTAHPFRQPVEATVLTVVPSIPMVELERIGGFEAWSEGLMKQAEATAKSCAESLRPPHFMASSMIRKGEPAAVIAEQAKSFDLLVAGSHGRKGLDRFLLGNVSHAIVHRAPCSVLVIR; encoded by the coding sequence ATGAAAGTCATCGCAGGCGTGGAGTGGTCGGACGACGCGTTCGCGGCCGTCGAACAACTTGCGTTGCTCTATCGACCAGACGAGGTGACACTGGCCCATGGAGTCGATATTGGATTCTTCGAGTACCCTATCGTGGCGGAGGCCGCTAATCTGCAAGGCTATGATATCTTCCGCAAGGCCATGTTCGATGCAGGTTGTCAGGCCTTGGATCGAGGCTCCATGTTATTGCCCTCCGACATTCCGCCGGCCCGCAAGCTCTGTGAATTTCGCAAGCCGGCCCGGTTTGTGCTTGACGCTGCTACGTCGATCAATGCCGACCTGATTGTCGTCGGCACCCAGGGACACAGCCGAATGGCGGAATTCGTCCTCAGCAGTGTCTCGCACCGTATTCTCCTTCACGCCACGCAGCCGACTCTGATCGTCAAGGGGAAAGCTAAACCGGTGGCTCGCATCCTCGTAGCGGTCGAGGGTCGTGACGACGCCAGGCGGATCGGCGAATGGCTCACGGCCCATCCGTTCAGGCAACCCGTGGAGGCAACGGTATTAACGGTCGTCCCGTCGATCCCGATGGTCGAGCTCGAGCGTATAGGGGGATTTGAAGCATGGTCAGAAGGATTGATGAAGCAGGCCGAGGCAACCGCCAAGTCCTGTGCGGAATCACTCCGACCTCCGCATTTTATGGCATCCAGTATGATCCGGAAAGGAGAGCCTGCCGCGGTAATCGCGGAACAGGCAAAATCGTTCGACCTCCTGGTCGCCGGCTCTCACGGGAGAAAGGGACTGGACCGATTTCTCCTCGGCAACGTCTCCCATGCGATCGTGCACCGAGCTCCCTGCTCCGTGCTCGTAATCCGATAA
- a CDS encoding saccharopine dehydrogenase NADP-binding domain-containing protein, with amino-acid sequence MRVFILGVGATGSLLAQLLVRQGHQVACGDRDPGRARAFLGERLLLSIQKVNARNLHGIVKAAKGCHLLINACPSVFNKVVLRAALRIRAHYLDTASHLRQNPFRPEQLRFDRQFRKKRRTALIHAGAAPGLTNVLAIHAAASFETLDRIQIRLFEGTASDDPISQWSADSSFDEAVSRPRLYRNGRFQFGARFGEREVFRFPPPIGRVGVVLAAQDEVVSLPHVVRLREMDAKIGGPDMERLRRWHRQGKLSRSRGLVAARFPATLTPRVLTRLVRRGILRNARFAEAVLVYGQRHGRPLLIRWDATFPSLVELRRRGLSSSPIAWATAQLTAIFVKLFPRDLPGVHLPEALPTAIHRQILNAVRSRGVRLTKKMIRLKPSHETDEP; translated from the coding sequence ATGCGAGTCTTCATTCTGGGAGTCGGCGCGACTGGGTCATTGTTGGCTCAATTGCTCGTCCGGCAAGGGCACCAGGTGGCTTGCGGCGATCGTGACCCGGGCCGGGCCCGCGCCTTTCTAGGCGAACGGTTGCTGCTCTCGATCCAGAAGGTGAATGCCCGCAATCTTCATGGCATTGTCAAGGCGGCGAAGGGTTGTCATCTCCTCATCAACGCCTGTCCGTCTGTCTTCAATAAGGTCGTCCTCCGCGCAGCCTTGCGGATACGCGCGCACTATCTCGACACGGCCTCGCATTTGAGACAGAATCCCTTCCGACCCGAACAACTCCGTTTTGACCGGCAGTTTCGGAAGAAACGGCGGACGGCGCTCATTCATGCTGGTGCTGCTCCTGGTTTGACGAATGTCTTGGCGATCCACGCCGCGGCTTCGTTCGAGACGCTGGACAGGATTCAGATCCGATTGTTCGAAGGGACCGCGAGCGACGATCCCATTTCGCAATGGTCCGCTGACAGTTCGTTCGACGAAGCGGTCTCGCGGCCGCGCCTCTATCGGAATGGACGTTTTCAGTTCGGGGCGAGATTTGGCGAGAGAGAAGTGTTCCGCTTCCCACCGCCGATCGGACGGGTTGGCGTTGTCTTGGCGGCGCAGGACGAAGTTGTGAGCCTCCCACACGTCGTGCGTCTGCGCGAAATGGACGCAAAAATCGGTGGACCTGACATGGAGCGACTTCGACGGTGGCACCGGCAGGGGAAACTGAGCCGGTCACGCGGTTTGGTGGCAGCGCGGTTTCCTGCCACTCTGACTCCCCGCGTTCTCACTCGCTTGGTTCGCCGGGGCATCCTGCGAAATGCCCGTTTCGCCGAGGCGGTCTTGGTGTACGGGCAAAGGCATGGGCGACCGCTGCTGATTCGATGGGATGCCACCTTCCCATCACTGGTGGAATTGCGCCGCCGCGGCCTGTCCTCTTCCCCGATTGCGTGGGCGACTGCGCAACTCACCGCTATTTTCGTGAAGCTCTTCCCTCGCGACCTGCCAGGTGTCCACCTTCCCGAGGCCTTGCCGACGGCCATCCATCGCCAGATTCTGAACGCTGTCCGATCGCGCGGAGTCCGTTTGACGAAAAAGATGATTCGTCTTAAGCCATCCCACGAGACGGACGAACCCTAG
- a CDS encoding YbaK/EbsC family protein, with amino-acid sequence MAILKRLQNYLDSHNIPYEVVSHPTAYTAHDVAETLHVSANMFAKVVIVKADERLLMVVLPASWKVDFKQLKDVLRAENVRLATEYEFAQLFPDCDIGSMPPFGNLYGIEVYVDELLTRDEEILFEAGTHVGAIKLRYKDFAELVHPKVAEFHREPAKLEF; translated from the coding sequence ATGGCTATTCTGAAAAGACTGCAGAACTATCTGGACAGCCACAACATTCCGTACGAGGTGGTGAGCCATCCGACCGCTTATACCGCACACGATGTAGCCGAGACGCTTCACGTATCGGCTAACATGTTCGCCAAGGTCGTGATAGTCAAAGCCGATGAACGTCTCTTGATGGTGGTGCTACCTGCCAGCTGGAAGGTTGATTTCAAACAGTTGAAGGATGTCCTTCGCGCAGAGAATGTCCGCCTCGCTACTGAATATGAATTCGCGCAATTATTCCCGGACTGCGACATCGGCAGCATGCCGCCGTTCGGCAATCTCTACGGGATCGAGGTCTATGTGGATGAATTGCTGACGCGCGATGAAGAGATTCTCTTTGAGGCCGGCACACATGTGGGAGCAATCAAGCTGCGGTATAAGGATTTCGCCGAGCTTGTTCACCCCAAGGTGGCGGAGTTCCACCGAGAGCCCGCGAAGCTGGAATTCTAG